A DNA window from Hemibagrus wyckioides isolate EC202008001 linkage group LG11, SWU_Hwy_1.0, whole genome shotgun sequence contains the following coding sequences:
- the sgip1a gene encoding SH3-containing GRB2-like protein 3-interacting protein 1 isoform X5: MMEGLKKRTRKAFGIRKKEKDTDSTGSPDREGGPQKKSNGAPNGFYGEIDWDRYNSPMVDEEGYSIRPDEDGATPKDKSHFFSSSESEEEEDHRKKFKIKIKPLLADNAEFVAPSVDELKASIGNIALSPSPLRSSPRRSPGLAKRDVPSEEIEIARPRRSVPIITAASVPSPAPAPAPVPVPVSVPETPSSKKSPVPEDAIALFGPPLETAFEEQKTEVMIEEPEVWGAPLHEPNPDSSLGRPFPPGPLPPLPPKNVPTSPPPSNTTSPDSSDMKGEDTSANPPKPSIADLDNIFGPADSSTPGDSAADKWVCFNDESSQRPPIPEEPAPPLPKSPPPPEERAPPLPPPEPPRNTTPSPPAPILSPKDPSPPKQVPLPPDEVVRPPPDEPLQPNSESTQTITDTETKSGSAKSPPSALEINARTIPPPLALNQEDKNNPEEGNPKEDPNASPKEIDQGTRSTPPPPPPPTYRAVVSSPGPTPAVTSGGSGSGSSSPARPATPLAASSPPPPPPPPRPPSRPKLASGKGSIGEANRPFSPPVHSSSPPPLAPLARAESTSSISSTNSLSAASTPTVDDVFVDKLPSFERRADLLAETDQPSLVWFDRGKFYLTFEGCSRGPSPLTMGAQDTLPVAAAFTETVNAYFKGTDPSKCVVKITGEMVLSFPAGITRHFANNPTPAVLTFSITNYSHLEHVLPNPQLLCCDTTQSKPNSKEFWVNMPNLMAHLKKVAEQKPQATYYNVDMLKYQVSAQGLQSTPLNLAMSWRCDPTSTDLRIDYRYNGNAMTTPVALNNVQFLVPVDGGVGQLQAVLPPAVWNAEQQRILWKIPDISQKSENGGVGSLLARFQLTNGPSKPAPLAVQFTSEGSTLSGCDIELLGSGYRFSLIKKRFAAGKYLADN; this comes from the exons GATTGAAAAAACGTACCAGGAAGGCCTTTGGGATACGGAAAAAAGAGAAGGACACTGATTCCAC aGGTTCACCAGACAGAGAAGGCGGA CCACAGAAGAAGAGCAATGGAGCTCCTAACGGATTCTACGGCGAGATCGACTGGGACAGATAT AACTCTCCCATGGTGGATGAAGAAGGTTATAGCATCAGGccagatgaagatggtg CAACCCCTAAAGACAAGTCACACTTCTTCTCATCCAGTGAGtcggaggaagaggaggaccaTCGCAAAAAATTTAAGATCAAGATCAAACCCCTGCTTGCTGACAATGCTGAGTTTGTGGCTCCTTCAGTAGATGAATTAAAAGCCTCCATAGGCAACATAGCTCTGTCTCCTTCTCCTCTG AGGAGTAGTCCG AGACGTAGCCCG GGTCTGGCAAAAAGAGATGTGCCTA GTGAAGAAATCGAAATTGCACGACCAAGGCGTTCAGTTCCCATTATTACTGCGGCCTCAGTCCCCTCACCTGCACCTGCACCTGCACCTGTACCAGTACCAGTATCGGTACCAGAAACTccaag CAGTAAGAAATCTCCAGTGCCAGAGGATGCAATAGCCTTATTTGGCCCTCCACTGGAGACAGCATTTGAAGAGCAGAAGACTGAAG TGATGATAGAGGAACCTGAGGTTTGGGGTGCTCCTTTACATGAGCCAAACCCAGACTCTTCTCTAGGAAGACCTTTTCCTCCGGGAC CACTCCCTCCTCTTCCACCCAAGAATGTGCCGACTTCCCCCCCTCCGAGCAACACTACAAGCCCAGATTCCTCCG ATATGAAAGGAGAAGACACTTCAGCAAACCCACCCAAACCCTCCATAGCAGATCTGGACAACATTTTTGGCCCAGCAGACTCCTCTACACCTGGAGACAGTGCTGCAGACAAGTGGGTCTGCTTCAACGATGAGTCATCGCAAAGACCACCGATACCAGAAGAGCCAGCTCCTCCTTTACCAAAATCACCACCTCCTCCTGAAGAACGTGCCCCTCCTCTTCCACCACCTGAACCACCAAGAAACACCACGCCTTCTCCTCCAGCCCCCATTCTGTCACCCAAAGATCCTTCTCCCCCAAAACAAGTACCCCTTCCTCCAGATGAGGTAGTCCGGCCTCCCCCAGATGAACCTCTCCAGCCCAATTCTGAATCAACTCAGACTATTACTGATACAGAGACGAAGTCTGGCTCAGCCAAGTCTCCACCTAGTGCTCTGGAGATAAATGCACGTACAATCCCCCCACCCCTGGCCCTTAATCAGGAAGATAAGAACAACCCTGAGGAGGGCAATCCGAAAGAGGATCCAAATGCTTCACCCAAAGAGATTGATCAGGGCACTAGATCAACACCACCGCCACCTCCACCGCCCACATACAGGGCAGTGGTGTCATCTCCTGGGCCTACACCTGCAGTCACGAGTGGAGGAAGTGGCAGTG GCTCATCGTCCCCTGCACGCCCTGCTACGCCATTGGCTGCCAGCAGcccccctcctccccctcctcctccacgGCCTCCCTCCCGTCCCAAGCTGGCTTCTGGGAAAGGCAGCATAGGTGAAGCG AATCGGCCCTTCAGCCCTCCGGTGCACTCGTCAAGCCCTCCACCTTTGGCACCACTGGCACGAGCAGAGAGTACCTCCTCCATTTCCTCCACCAACTCTCTCAGCGCTGCCTCTACACCCACTGTCG ATGACGTTTTTGTAGACAAACTGCCCAGCTTTGAGAGGCGAGCTGACCTCCTAGCAG agacagaccaGCCCTCCCTCGTATGGTTTGACAGAGGCAAGTTTTATTTAACCTTTGAAG gCTGTTCTCGTGGCCCGAGTCCCCTCACCATGGGTGCCCAGGACACCCTGCCTGTAGCCGCAGCATTCACAGAGACAGTCAATGCTTACTTTAAGGGAACTGATCCCAGCAA GTGTGTGGTGAAGATCACGGGTGAGATGGTGTTATCCTTCCCAGCTGGCATCACCAGGCATTTTGCCAATAACCCCACACCTGCAGTGCTAACTTTTAGCATAACCAACTACAGTCATCTGGAGCACGTCCTCCCTAACCCCCAGTTACTGTGCTG CGACACCACCCAGTCCAAACCCAACTCTAAGGAATTCTGGGTAAACATGCCGAACCTCATGGCCCACTTAAAGAAGGTAGCTGAGCAGAAACCTCAGGCCACATACTACAATGTAGACATGCTGAAATATCAG GTATCAGCACAGGGTCTTCAGTCCACTCCTCTGAACCTGGCCATGAGCTGGAGGTGTGACCCCACTAGCACTGACCTGAGAATAGACTACAGATACAATGGCAATGCCATGACCACACCAGTGGCCCTCAATAACGTACAGTTCCTCGTTCCTGTTGATGGAGGAGTCGGTCAGCTTCAAGCTGTCCTTCCTCCGGCTGTCTG GAACGCAGAACAGCAGAGAATCCTGTGGAAGATCCCGGATATCTCGCAAAAGTCTGAGAACGGAG GCGTTGGCTCCTTGCTGGCACGGTTCCAACTAACGAACGGCCCCAGTAAACCAGCCCCTCTGGCTGTGCAGTTCACCAGCGAGGGCAGCACACTGTCAGGCTGTGACATCGAGCTGCTCGGCTCTGGATACCGATTCTCTCTCATCAAGAAGAGGTTTGCTGCAG GAAAATACCTGGCAGATAACTAA
- the sgip1a gene encoding SH3-containing GRB2-like protein 3-interacting protein 1 isoform X13: MMEGLKKRTRKAFGIRKKEKDTDSTGSPDREGGPQKKSNGAPNGFYGEIDWDRYNSPMVDEEGYSIRPDEDGATPKDKSHFFSSSESEEEEDHRKKFKIKIKPLLADNAEFVAPSVDELKASIGNIALSPSPLRSSPRRSPGLAKRDVPSEEIEIARPRRSVPIITAASVPSPAPAPAPVPVPVSVPETPSSKKSPVPEDAIALFGPPLETAFEEQKTEVMIEEPEVWGAPLHEPNPDSSLGRPFPPGPLPPLPPKNVPTSPPPSNTTSPDSSDMKGEDTSANPPKPSIADLDNIFGPADSSTPGDSAADKWVCFNDESSQRPPIPEEPAPPLPKSPPPPEERAPPLPPPEPPRNTTPSPPAPILSPKDPSPPKQVPLPPDEVVRPPPDEPLQPNSESTQTITDTETKSGSAKSPPSALEINARTIPPPLALNQEDKNNPEEGNPKEDPNASPKEIDQGTRSTPPPPPPPTYRAVVSSPGPTPAVTSGGSGSGSSSPARPATPLAASSPPPPPPPPRPPSRPKLASGKGSIGEANRPFSPPVHSSSPPPLAPLARAESTSSISSTNSLSAASTPTVGKELSVSVSGCSRGPSPLTMGAQDTLPVAAAFTETVNAYFKGTDPSKCVVKITGEMVLSFPAGITRHFANNPTPAVLTFSITNYSHLEHVLPNPQLLCCDTTQSKPNSKEFWVNMPNLMAHLKKVAEQKPQATYYNVDMLKYQVSAQGLQSTPLNLAMSWRCDPTSTDLRIDYRYNGNAMTTPVALNNVQFLVPVDGGVGQLQAVLPPAVWNAEQQRILWKIPDISQKSENGGVGSLLARFQLTNGPSKPAPLAVQFTSEGSTLSGCDIELLGSGYRFSLIKKRFAAGKYLADN, from the exons GATTGAAAAAACGTACCAGGAAGGCCTTTGGGATACGGAAAAAAGAGAAGGACACTGATTCCAC aGGTTCACCAGACAGAGAAGGCGGA CCACAGAAGAAGAGCAATGGAGCTCCTAACGGATTCTACGGCGAGATCGACTGGGACAGATAT AACTCTCCCATGGTGGATGAAGAAGGTTATAGCATCAGGccagatgaagatggtg CAACCCCTAAAGACAAGTCACACTTCTTCTCATCCAGTGAGtcggaggaagaggaggaccaTCGCAAAAAATTTAAGATCAAGATCAAACCCCTGCTTGCTGACAATGCTGAGTTTGTGGCTCCTTCAGTAGATGAATTAAAAGCCTCCATAGGCAACATAGCTCTGTCTCCTTCTCCTCTG AGGAGTAGTCCG AGACGTAGCCCG GGTCTGGCAAAAAGAGATGTGCCTA GTGAAGAAATCGAAATTGCACGACCAAGGCGTTCAGTTCCCATTATTACTGCGGCCTCAGTCCCCTCACCTGCACCTGCACCTGCACCTGTACCAGTACCAGTATCGGTACCAGAAACTccaag CAGTAAGAAATCTCCAGTGCCAGAGGATGCAATAGCCTTATTTGGCCCTCCACTGGAGACAGCATTTGAAGAGCAGAAGACTGAAG TGATGATAGAGGAACCTGAGGTTTGGGGTGCTCCTTTACATGAGCCAAACCCAGACTCTTCTCTAGGAAGACCTTTTCCTCCGGGAC CACTCCCTCCTCTTCCACCCAAGAATGTGCCGACTTCCCCCCCTCCGAGCAACACTACAAGCCCAGATTCCTCCG ATATGAAAGGAGAAGACACTTCAGCAAACCCACCCAAACCCTCCATAGCAGATCTGGACAACATTTTTGGCCCAGCAGACTCCTCTACACCTGGAGACAGTGCTGCAGACAAGTGGGTCTGCTTCAACGATGAGTCATCGCAAAGACCACCGATACCAGAAGAGCCAGCTCCTCCTTTACCAAAATCACCACCTCCTCCTGAAGAACGTGCCCCTCCTCTTCCACCACCTGAACCACCAAGAAACACCACGCCTTCTCCTCCAGCCCCCATTCTGTCACCCAAAGATCCTTCTCCCCCAAAACAAGTACCCCTTCCTCCAGATGAGGTAGTCCGGCCTCCCCCAGATGAACCTCTCCAGCCCAATTCTGAATCAACTCAGACTATTACTGATACAGAGACGAAGTCTGGCTCAGCCAAGTCTCCACCTAGTGCTCTGGAGATAAATGCACGTACAATCCCCCCACCCCTGGCCCTTAATCAGGAAGATAAGAACAACCCTGAGGAGGGCAATCCGAAAGAGGATCCAAATGCTTCACCCAAAGAGATTGATCAGGGCACTAGATCAACACCACCGCCACCTCCACCGCCCACATACAGGGCAGTGGTGTCATCTCCTGGGCCTACACCTGCAGTCACGAGTGGAGGAAGTGGCAGTG GCTCATCGTCCCCTGCACGCCCTGCTACGCCATTGGCTGCCAGCAGcccccctcctccccctcctcctccacgGCCTCCCTCCCGTCCCAAGCTGGCTTCTGGGAAAGGCAGCATAGGTGAAGCG AATCGGCCCTTCAGCCCTCCGGTGCACTCGTCAAGCCCTCCACCTTTGGCACCACTGGCACGAGCAGAGAGTACCTCCTCCATTTCCTCCACCAACTCTCTCAGCGCTGCCTCTACACCCACTGTCGGTAAAGAGCTCTCCGTGTCTGTGTCAG gCTGTTCTCGTGGCCCGAGTCCCCTCACCATGGGTGCCCAGGACACCCTGCCTGTAGCCGCAGCATTCACAGAGACAGTCAATGCTTACTTTAAGGGAACTGATCCCAGCAA GTGTGTGGTGAAGATCACGGGTGAGATGGTGTTATCCTTCCCAGCTGGCATCACCAGGCATTTTGCCAATAACCCCACACCTGCAGTGCTAACTTTTAGCATAACCAACTACAGTCATCTGGAGCACGTCCTCCCTAACCCCCAGTTACTGTGCTG CGACACCACCCAGTCCAAACCCAACTCTAAGGAATTCTGGGTAAACATGCCGAACCTCATGGCCCACTTAAAGAAGGTAGCTGAGCAGAAACCTCAGGCCACATACTACAATGTAGACATGCTGAAATATCAG GTATCAGCACAGGGTCTTCAGTCCACTCCTCTGAACCTGGCCATGAGCTGGAGGTGTGACCCCACTAGCACTGACCTGAGAATAGACTACAGATACAATGGCAATGCCATGACCACACCAGTGGCCCTCAATAACGTACAGTTCCTCGTTCCTGTTGATGGAGGAGTCGGTCAGCTTCAAGCTGTCCTTCCTCCGGCTGTCTG GAACGCAGAACAGCAGAGAATCCTGTGGAAGATCCCGGATATCTCGCAAAAGTCTGAGAACGGAG GCGTTGGCTCCTTGCTGGCACGGTTCCAACTAACGAACGGCCCCAGTAAACCAGCCCCTCTGGCTGTGCAGTTCACCAGCGAGGGCAGCACACTGTCAGGCTGTGACATCGAGCTGCTCGGCTCTGGATACCGATTCTCTCTCATCAAGAAGAGGTTTGCTGCAG GAAAATACCTGGCAGATAACTAA
- the sgip1a gene encoding SH3-containing GRB2-like protein 3-interacting protein 1 isoform X4 yields the protein MMEGLKKRTRKAFGIRKKEKDTDSTGSPDREGGPQKKSNGAPNGFYGEIDWDRYNSPMVDEEGYSIRPDEDGATPKDKSHFFSSSESEEEEDHRKKFKIKIKPLLADNAEFVAPSVDELKASIGNIALSPSPLRSSPRRSPGLAKRDVPSEEIEIARPRRSVPIITAASVPSPAPAPAPVPVPVSVPETPSSKKSPVPEDAIALFGPPLETAFEEQKTEVMIEEPEVWGAPLHEPNPDSSLGRPFPPGPLPPLPPKNVPTSPPPSNTTSPDSSDMKGEDTSANPPKPSIADLDNIFGPADSSTPGDSAADKWVCFNDESSQRPPIPEEPAPPLPKSPPPPEERAPPLPPPEPPRNTTPSPPAPILSPKDPSPPKQVPLPPDEVVRPPPDEPLQPNSESTQTITDTETKSGSAKSPPSALEINARTIPPPLALNQEDKNNPEEGNPKEDPNASPKEIDQGTRSTPPPPPPPTYRAVVSSPGPTPAVTSGGSGSGSSSPARPATPLAASSPPPPPPPPRPPSRPKLASGKGSIGEANRPFSPPVHSSSPPPLAPLARAESTSSISSTNSLSAASTPTVGKELSVSVSDDVFVDKLPSFERRADLLAETDQPSLVWFDRGCSRGPSPLTMGAQDTLPVAAAFTETVNAYFKGTDPSKCVVKITGEMVLSFPAGITRHFANNPTPAVLTFSITNYSHLEHVLPNPQLLCCDTTQSKPNSKEFWVNMPNLMAHLKKVAEQKPQATYYNVDMLKYQVSAQGLQSTPLNLAMSWRCDPTSTDLRIDYRYNGNAMTTPVALNNVQFLVPVDGGVGQLQAVLPPAVWNAEQQRILWKIPDISQKSENGGVGSLLARFQLTNGPSKPAPLAVQFTSEGSTLSGCDIELLGSGYRFSLIKKRFAAGKYLADN from the exons GATTGAAAAAACGTACCAGGAAGGCCTTTGGGATACGGAAAAAAGAGAAGGACACTGATTCCAC aGGTTCACCAGACAGAGAAGGCGGA CCACAGAAGAAGAGCAATGGAGCTCCTAACGGATTCTACGGCGAGATCGACTGGGACAGATAT AACTCTCCCATGGTGGATGAAGAAGGTTATAGCATCAGGccagatgaagatggtg CAACCCCTAAAGACAAGTCACACTTCTTCTCATCCAGTGAGtcggaggaagaggaggaccaTCGCAAAAAATTTAAGATCAAGATCAAACCCCTGCTTGCTGACAATGCTGAGTTTGTGGCTCCTTCAGTAGATGAATTAAAAGCCTCCATAGGCAACATAGCTCTGTCTCCTTCTCCTCTG AGGAGTAGTCCG AGACGTAGCCCG GGTCTGGCAAAAAGAGATGTGCCTA GTGAAGAAATCGAAATTGCACGACCAAGGCGTTCAGTTCCCATTATTACTGCGGCCTCAGTCCCCTCACCTGCACCTGCACCTGCACCTGTACCAGTACCAGTATCGGTACCAGAAACTccaag CAGTAAGAAATCTCCAGTGCCAGAGGATGCAATAGCCTTATTTGGCCCTCCACTGGAGACAGCATTTGAAGAGCAGAAGACTGAAG TGATGATAGAGGAACCTGAGGTTTGGGGTGCTCCTTTACATGAGCCAAACCCAGACTCTTCTCTAGGAAGACCTTTTCCTCCGGGAC CACTCCCTCCTCTTCCACCCAAGAATGTGCCGACTTCCCCCCCTCCGAGCAACACTACAAGCCCAGATTCCTCCG ATATGAAAGGAGAAGACACTTCAGCAAACCCACCCAAACCCTCCATAGCAGATCTGGACAACATTTTTGGCCCAGCAGACTCCTCTACACCTGGAGACAGTGCTGCAGACAAGTGGGTCTGCTTCAACGATGAGTCATCGCAAAGACCACCGATACCAGAAGAGCCAGCTCCTCCTTTACCAAAATCACCACCTCCTCCTGAAGAACGTGCCCCTCCTCTTCCACCACCTGAACCACCAAGAAACACCACGCCTTCTCCTCCAGCCCCCATTCTGTCACCCAAAGATCCTTCTCCCCCAAAACAAGTACCCCTTCCTCCAGATGAGGTAGTCCGGCCTCCCCCAGATGAACCTCTCCAGCCCAATTCTGAATCAACTCAGACTATTACTGATACAGAGACGAAGTCTGGCTCAGCCAAGTCTCCACCTAGTGCTCTGGAGATAAATGCACGTACAATCCCCCCACCCCTGGCCCTTAATCAGGAAGATAAGAACAACCCTGAGGAGGGCAATCCGAAAGAGGATCCAAATGCTTCACCCAAAGAGATTGATCAGGGCACTAGATCAACACCACCGCCACCTCCACCGCCCACATACAGGGCAGTGGTGTCATCTCCTGGGCCTACACCTGCAGTCACGAGTGGAGGAAGTGGCAGTG GCTCATCGTCCCCTGCACGCCCTGCTACGCCATTGGCTGCCAGCAGcccccctcctccccctcctcctccacgGCCTCCCTCCCGTCCCAAGCTGGCTTCTGGGAAAGGCAGCATAGGTGAAGCG AATCGGCCCTTCAGCCCTCCGGTGCACTCGTCAAGCCCTCCACCTTTGGCACCACTGGCACGAGCAGAGAGTACCTCCTCCATTTCCTCCACCAACTCTCTCAGCGCTGCCTCTACACCCACTGTCGGTAAAGAGCTCTCCGTGTCTGTGTCAG ATGACGTTTTTGTAGACAAACTGCCCAGCTTTGAGAGGCGAGCTGACCTCCTAGCAG agacagaccaGCCCTCCCTCGTATGGTTTGACAGAG gCTGTTCTCGTGGCCCGAGTCCCCTCACCATGGGTGCCCAGGACACCCTGCCTGTAGCCGCAGCATTCACAGAGACAGTCAATGCTTACTTTAAGGGAACTGATCCCAGCAA GTGTGTGGTGAAGATCACGGGTGAGATGGTGTTATCCTTCCCAGCTGGCATCACCAGGCATTTTGCCAATAACCCCACACCTGCAGTGCTAACTTTTAGCATAACCAACTACAGTCATCTGGAGCACGTCCTCCCTAACCCCCAGTTACTGTGCTG CGACACCACCCAGTCCAAACCCAACTCTAAGGAATTCTGGGTAAACATGCCGAACCTCATGGCCCACTTAAAGAAGGTAGCTGAGCAGAAACCTCAGGCCACATACTACAATGTAGACATGCTGAAATATCAG GTATCAGCACAGGGTCTTCAGTCCACTCCTCTGAACCTGGCCATGAGCTGGAGGTGTGACCCCACTAGCACTGACCTGAGAATAGACTACAGATACAATGGCAATGCCATGACCACACCAGTGGCCCTCAATAACGTACAGTTCCTCGTTCCTGTTGATGGAGGAGTCGGTCAGCTTCAAGCTGTCCTTCCTCCGGCTGTCTG GAACGCAGAACAGCAGAGAATCCTGTGGAAGATCCCGGATATCTCGCAAAAGTCTGAGAACGGAG GCGTTGGCTCCTTGCTGGCACGGTTCCAACTAACGAACGGCCCCAGTAAACCAGCCCCTCTGGCTGTGCAGTTCACCAGCGAGGGCAGCACACTGTCAGGCTGTGACATCGAGCTGCTCGGCTCTGGATACCGATTCTCTCTCATCAAGAAGAGGTTTGCTGCAG GAAAATACCTGGCAGATAACTAA
- the sgip1a gene encoding SH3-containing GRB2-like protein 3-interacting protein 1 isoform X6, whose protein sequence is MMEGLKKRTRKAFGIRKKEKDTDSTGSPDREGGPQKKSNGAPNGFYGEIDWDRYNSPMVDEEGYSIRPDEDGATPKDKSHFFSSSESEEEEDHRKKFKIKIKPLLADNAEFVAPSVDELKASIGNIALSPSPLRSSPRRSPGLAKRDVPSEEIEIARPRRSVPIITAASVPSPAPAPAPVPVPVSVPETPSSKKSPVPEDAIALFGPPLETAFEEQKTEVMIEEPEVWGAPLHEPNPDSSLGRPFPPGPLPPLPPKNVPTSPPPSNTTSPDSSDMKGEDTSANPPKPSIADLDNIFGPADSSTPGDSAADKWVCFNDESSQRPPIPEEPAPPLPKSPPPPEERAPPLPPPEPPRNTTPSPPAPILSPKDPSPPKQVPLPPDEVVRPPPDEPLQPNSESTQTITDTETKSGSAKSPPSALEINARTIPPPLALNQEDKNNPEEGNPKEDPNASPKEIDQGTRSTPPPPPPPTYRAVVSSPGPTPAVTSGGSGSGSSSPARPATPLAASSPPPPPPPPRPPSRPKLASGKGSIGEANRPFSPPVHSSSPPPLAPLARAESTSSISSTNSLSAASTPTVDDVFVDKLPSFERRADLLAETDQPSLVWFDRGCSRGPSPLTMGAQDTLPVAAAFTETVNAYFKGTDPSKCVVKITGEMVLSFPAGITRHFANNPTPAVLTFSITNYSHLEHVLPNPQLLCCDTTQSKPNSKEFWVNMPNLMAHLKKVAEQKPQATYYNVDMLKYQVSAQGLQSTPLNLAMSWRCDPTSTDLRIDYRYNGNAMTTPVALNNVQFLVPVDGGVGQLQAVLPPAVWNAEQQRILWKIPDISQKSENGGVGSLLARFQLTNGPSKPAPLAVQFTSEGSTLSGCDIELLGSGYRFSLIKKRFAAGKYLADN, encoded by the exons GATTGAAAAAACGTACCAGGAAGGCCTTTGGGATACGGAAAAAAGAGAAGGACACTGATTCCAC aGGTTCACCAGACAGAGAAGGCGGA CCACAGAAGAAGAGCAATGGAGCTCCTAACGGATTCTACGGCGAGATCGACTGGGACAGATAT AACTCTCCCATGGTGGATGAAGAAGGTTATAGCATCAGGccagatgaagatggtg CAACCCCTAAAGACAAGTCACACTTCTTCTCATCCAGTGAGtcggaggaagaggaggaccaTCGCAAAAAATTTAAGATCAAGATCAAACCCCTGCTTGCTGACAATGCTGAGTTTGTGGCTCCTTCAGTAGATGAATTAAAAGCCTCCATAGGCAACATAGCTCTGTCTCCTTCTCCTCTG AGGAGTAGTCCG AGACGTAGCCCG GGTCTGGCAAAAAGAGATGTGCCTA GTGAAGAAATCGAAATTGCACGACCAAGGCGTTCAGTTCCCATTATTACTGCGGCCTCAGTCCCCTCACCTGCACCTGCACCTGCACCTGTACCAGTACCAGTATCGGTACCAGAAACTccaag CAGTAAGAAATCTCCAGTGCCAGAGGATGCAATAGCCTTATTTGGCCCTCCACTGGAGACAGCATTTGAAGAGCAGAAGACTGAAG TGATGATAGAGGAACCTGAGGTTTGGGGTGCTCCTTTACATGAGCCAAACCCAGACTCTTCTCTAGGAAGACCTTTTCCTCCGGGAC CACTCCCTCCTCTTCCACCCAAGAATGTGCCGACTTCCCCCCCTCCGAGCAACACTACAAGCCCAGATTCCTCCG ATATGAAAGGAGAAGACACTTCAGCAAACCCACCCAAACCCTCCATAGCAGATCTGGACAACATTTTTGGCCCAGCAGACTCCTCTACACCTGGAGACAGTGCTGCAGACAAGTGGGTCTGCTTCAACGATGAGTCATCGCAAAGACCACCGATACCAGAAGAGCCAGCTCCTCCTTTACCAAAATCACCACCTCCTCCTGAAGAACGTGCCCCTCCTCTTCCACCACCTGAACCACCAAGAAACACCACGCCTTCTCCTCCAGCCCCCATTCTGTCACCCAAAGATCCTTCTCCCCCAAAACAAGTACCCCTTCCTCCAGATGAGGTAGTCCGGCCTCCCCCAGATGAACCTCTCCAGCCCAATTCTGAATCAACTCAGACTATTACTGATACAGAGACGAAGTCTGGCTCAGCCAAGTCTCCACCTAGTGCTCTGGAGATAAATGCACGTACAATCCCCCCACCCCTGGCCCTTAATCAGGAAGATAAGAACAACCCTGAGGAGGGCAATCCGAAAGAGGATCCAAATGCTTCACCCAAAGAGATTGATCAGGGCACTAGATCAACACCACCGCCACCTCCACCGCCCACATACAGGGCAGTGGTGTCATCTCCTGGGCCTACACCTGCAGTCACGAGTGGAGGAAGTGGCAGTG GCTCATCGTCCCCTGCACGCCCTGCTACGCCATTGGCTGCCAGCAGcccccctcctccccctcctcctccacgGCCTCCCTCCCGTCCCAAGCTGGCTTCTGGGAAAGGCAGCATAGGTGAAGCG AATCGGCCCTTCAGCCCTCCGGTGCACTCGTCAAGCCCTCCACCTTTGGCACCACTGGCACGAGCAGAGAGTACCTCCTCCATTTCCTCCACCAACTCTCTCAGCGCTGCCTCTACACCCACTGTCG ATGACGTTTTTGTAGACAAACTGCCCAGCTTTGAGAGGCGAGCTGACCTCCTAGCAG agacagaccaGCCCTCCCTCGTATGGTTTGACAGAG gCTGTTCTCGTGGCCCGAGTCCCCTCACCATGGGTGCCCAGGACACCCTGCCTGTAGCCGCAGCATTCACAGAGACAGTCAATGCTTACTTTAAGGGAACTGATCCCAGCAA GTGTGTGGTGAAGATCACGGGTGAGATGGTGTTATCCTTCCCAGCTGGCATCACCAGGCATTTTGCCAATAACCCCACACCTGCAGTGCTAACTTTTAGCATAACCAACTACAGTCATCTGGAGCACGTCCTCCCTAACCCCCAGTTACTGTGCTG CGACACCACCCAGTCCAAACCCAACTCTAAGGAATTCTGGGTAAACATGCCGAACCTCATGGCCCACTTAAAGAAGGTAGCTGAGCAGAAACCTCAGGCCACATACTACAATGTAGACATGCTGAAATATCAG GTATCAGCACAGGGTCTTCAGTCCACTCCTCTGAACCTGGCCATGAGCTGGAGGTGTGACCCCACTAGCACTGACCTGAGAATAGACTACAGATACAATGGCAATGCCATGACCACACCAGTGGCCCTCAATAACGTACAGTTCCTCGTTCCTGTTGATGGAGGAGTCGGTCAGCTTCAAGCTGTCCTTCCTCCGGCTGTCTG GAACGCAGAACAGCAGAGAATCCTGTGGAAGATCCCGGATATCTCGCAAAAGTCTGAGAACGGAG GCGTTGGCTCCTTGCTGGCACGGTTCCAACTAACGAACGGCCCCAGTAAACCAGCCCCTCTGGCTGTGCAGTTCACCAGCGAGGGCAGCACACTGTCAGGCTGTGACATCGAGCTGCTCGGCTCTGGATACCGATTCTCTCTCATCAAGAAGAGGTTTGCTGCAG GAAAATACCTGGCAGATAACTAA